The genomic DNA CGCGGCGCGTCGGCCACGAACCTGCCCCGGTTCACCACCGACTTCCGGCTGTCGGACGGCTCACCGGCCCCGACCCTGGAACTGCGGACCAGTTGGCGCAACCCGCCGCGCGCGCTCAGGCTGGCCAACGAGGTCTCCGCCGAGGCCCGGCGCCGCAGCGTCAGCGTGCGCGAACTGCTGCCGCGGCCGGGCGCCGAGCCGGGAACCATCCAGTGCGCCTTGCTGGATGATGTTGTCGCCGAACGCGATTGGGTGGCCGACCACCTGGCCCGCCGGTACCACGGTGCCGTGGCCGCAGGGGAGCCGGTGCCGACGGCCGCGGTCCTGGTGCGCCGCAACGCCGACGCCGCGCCGATCGCCGAGGCGCTGACCGCCCGCGGCGTGCCGGTCGAGGTGGTCGGTCTGGCCGGGCTGCTGGCCATTCCCGAGGTCGCCGACGTGGTCGCGATGCTGCGCCTCGTGGCCGAGCCGACCGCCGGCGTCGCCGCGATGCGGGTGCTCACCAGCCCGCGATGGCGGTTCGGCGCCGCGGATCTGGCCGCACTCTGGCGCCGCGCCGCCGAACTCGACGTGCCCGACGCCGCGCGGACGTCCGGGTCGCCCGCCGAGCAGGCCGTCGCACAGGTCGCCCCCGACGCCGACCACGCCTGCCTGGCCGACGCGATCAGCGATCCCGGCCCGGCCGACCGCTACTCACCCGAAGGGCATCGCCGGCTGCTGGCCCTGGCCGCCGAACTGAGCCAGCTGCGCGCACACCTGCATCAGCCGCTCCCGGATCTCGTCGCCGAGGTGCGTCGAGTCCTCGGGATCGACGCCGAAACCCGCGCGGCCAGTGGCGTTTCCGAGGGTTGGCGCGGCACCGAGCATCTCGATGCCTTCGCCGATGTGGTCGCGGGATACGCCGCGCGGCCGGCCGGTGACGCCGAGACGTCCGCGCCCATCGCCGGATTGCTGGCGTATCTGACGGCGGCCGCCGAGGTGGAGAACGGGCTGGCCCCGGCGCAGGTGACGGTGGCCTCGGACCGGGTACAGATCCTGACGGTGCACGCGGCCAAGGGACTGGAATGGCAGATCGTCGCGGTTCCGCACCTGGTGGCCCGGGTGTTCCCGTCCACCGCGTCGCAGCGCACCTGGCTGACCGATGCGGGGGACCTGCCGCCGTTGCTGCGCGGCGACCGCGCCGAGCTGTCCGAACATGGGGTGCCGGTGCTCGACACCTCTGACGTCTACGACCGGAAGATGTTGGCGGACAAGATCGCCGCGCACAAAGACCTGCTCGCGCAGCGGCGCACCGATGAGGAACGCCGCCTGCTCTACGTGGCCCTCACTCGCGCCGAGGACACGCTGCTGCTGTCCGGGTACCACTGGGGGACGACGGCCGCGAAACCCGCGGGGCCCTCCGACTTCCTCATCGAGATGCGCGACATCATCGACCGGGCAGCGCAGGAGGGCGACCCCTGCGGCGAGATCGAACAGTGGGCGCCCGCACCCGCCGAGAATGCCGTCAACCCGTTGCGGGACAACGTCGTCGAATGCTCATGGCCCGTCGACCCGGCGGGCTCCCGTCGCGGTGACGTCGACCGGGGTGCGGCCCTGGTGGCTGCCGCGCTCACCGCAGAAGCCGAGGAGCACGACGACCGGCACGGTTGGGCCGCCGACGTGGACGCGCTGCTGGCCGAGCGGGAACGGGCACAGGAGCGCGGTCCGCTCGAGCTGCCGCCGCAGTTGTCGGTGAGCACATTGGTCGACCTGGGTAGTGACCGGTCCGGCGCACTGCAGCGGCTGCAGCGACGGCTGCCCGCCCGGCCCGACCCGCAGGCGCTGCTGGGCACTGCGTTCCACGACTGGGTGCAGCGGTACTTCTCCGCCGAGCGGCTGTTCGACCTCGACGATCTGCCCGGTGCGGTCGACGCCGAGCTGGGGCAGGCCGTCGCCGAGGAGCTGGCAGACCTGCAGGCCGCGTTCGCCCTCTCGGAGTGGGCGGTCCGCACCCCGACCGACATCGAGGTGCCGTTCGACATGGTGATCGGCGACCGGGTGATCCGCGGCCGTATCGACGCGGTGTTCGCCGACGCCGACGGTGGTTACACCGTGCTGGACTGGAAGACCGGAGATCCGCCGTCGACCCAGGAAACCCTGCGCAACAAGGCCATTCAGCTCGCGGTGTACCGCCTGGCCTGGTCGTCCATCCAGGGGGTGCCCGTCGATTCGGTGCGGGCGGTCTTCCACTACGTGCGCGCCGGGCAGACGGTGGCACCCACCGACCTGCCCGGCGCCGACGAGCTGGCGGGCCTAGTTCGTCTGGGGTGAGTTGCGGTAGACCTTGAGCGCCTGGGTCACCATCGGCACCTGCAACGGCAGCCGGGCCAGTGCCACGATGCGGGCCGGCCAGCCCTTGGGCCACCACAGCCGGACCATGTTGACGTTCGCCGGGAACACGCTGAGGAAAAGTGCGACAGCGGCCAGCGCGCCCAGTTTCCGGGTACGCGGCAGCAGGAGCGCGGCGCCGGTCGCGACCTCGGCGACGCCGGACGCATAGGTGTAGAACCGGGCCGTGCCGGGCAGTTCCTCCGGGACGATGCCGTCGAAAGGCTTGGGCGCGGCGAAATGCAGGGCGCCCATGCCGACGAGCAGCGCGCCCATCCGGTACGCGGGAGCCTGGCTGGCGGTGGTGTTGTCAGTGCTGTTGGCGGCGGTCATGGTTACATAGTGCTGTGCCGAGCCGTCTTGTGGTGAGTCTCCGCCAGATAATGGAGTCGCATGGCTCGCGTTAGGTTGTCGCGGCGCATGGCCGCGATGGAACAGAACCTCACGAGCCGCCAGAACGCGGATCTGGTTGACGTGCTGCAGATTCCGGAAGCGTTCGTCAGTCCGATCCGCCGAATCGTGCGCCGGGTCATCTACGCGCTGCTGGTACTCGCCGCCGCGGTGCTCGTCGTGTACCTCGATCGCGACGGCTACCGCGACGCCCAGGAGAACGAGATGTCGCTCCTGGACTGCATCTACTACGCGACGGTGTCGCTGTCGACCACCGGGTATGGCGACATCACGCCGCTCACCCCGAGCGCGCGCCTGGTGAACGTCCTGGTGATCACGCCCATGCGGATCGCGTTCCTGATCGTGCTCATCGGTACGACCGTCGAGACGCTGACCACGCAGTCTCGTCAAGCCTTGAAGATTCAGCGATGGAGGAGCACCGTGCGCAACCACACCATCGTCGTCGGTTATGGGACCAAGGGCCGCACCGCGGTTCAGGCCATGGTCGGTGACGAGGTCGCACCCGGAGACATCGTCGTCGTCGACGAGAACCCGGCGGCACTGGACCGGGCGCGCGCCGCGGGCCTGGTCACCGTGGTCGGCGACGCCACCAAGTCGGAGGTGCTGCGCCTGGCCGGGGCCCAGCACGCCAAGTCGATCGTGGTCGCGACAGACAAGGACGCCACCGCCGTCCTGGTCACGCTGACCGCCCGCGAGGTGGCACCCAAGGCCAAGATCGTCGCTTCGGCCCGGGAGGCCGAGAACCAGCACCTGCTGCGGCAGTCCGGTGCCGACTCGACGGTCGTGTCCTCGGAGACCGCCGGCCGGCTGCTGGGCATCGCGACCCAGACCCCGAGCGTCGTCGAGATGGTCGAGGACCTGCTCACCCCGGACGCCGGCTTCGCGATCTCCGAGCGCGAGGTCGAGGTCAAGGAACTCGGCGGCTCGCCCCGGCACCTGGCCGACATCGTGCTCGGGGTGGTCCGGGACGGACAGCTGCTGCGGGTCGACGCCCCTGAGGTCGACGCCCTGGCGGCCGGGGACCGGCTGCTCTACATCCGCAACGCCGAAGTCGAACGGTAACCGCCGCAATGAGCGATTTCACCCTGCGTAATGTCCCGCTGCTGTCCCGGGTCGGTGCCGACCGGGCAGACACGCTGCGCACCGACGTCGACGCCGCGATCGCCGGCTGGAAGGACGCGTTGCTGTTGCGCGTCGACCGCCGCAACCAGGTGCTGATCTCTGGCGGCCAGGTGGTGCTCGGTCGCGCGGCGGAACTCGGGGACAAGCCCGACGAGCACGCGGTGTTCCTGGGCCGGATGCCCGACGGCCGGCACGTGTGGGGCGTCCGCGCCGCATTAGAAGACCCAGTGGACCCGTCGGACAGTCCCGTCGAGGTCCTCGACCTGCGCCGCGCCGGAACCATCTTCGACGACATCAGCGCCCAGCTCGTCTCGACGGCGACGGCACTGCTGAACTGGCATGACAGCGCCCGCTTCAGCGCCATCGACGGCGCGCCGACCAAGCCGGTCAAAGGCGGCTGGGCGCGGGTCAACAGCATCGGCGGCCACGAGGAATTCCCGCGCATCGACCCGGCGATCATCTGCCTGGTGCACGACGGGCACGACCGCGCGGTGCTGGCCCGGCAGACGAACTGGCCCGAGCGGCTGTTCTCCCTGCTGGCCGGGTTCGTCGAAGCCGGCGAGTCGTTCGAGTCCTGCGTGGTCCGCGAGATCGCCGAGGAGATCGGGCTGACCGTCACCGACGTCAAGTACCTGGGCAGTCAGCCCTGGCCGTTCCCGCGCTCACTGATGGTCGGTTTCCACGCCATCGGCGATCCCGAGCAACCGTTCTCGTTCAACGACGGCGAGATCGCCGAGGCCGACTGGTTCACCCGCGCCGAGGTGCGCGAGGCCCTCGAGCACGGCGACTGGAACAGCACTGCCGATACCCGGCTGCTGCTGCCCGGCTCGATCTCGATCGCCCGGGAGATCATCGAATCCTGGGCAGCCCAGTGATTTGTGCACGAAAATCCGCGCCCAGCGCGGAAAATCGTGCACAAATCGCTAAGCCAGCTTGGCTTTGACGTCCTTGATGCTGGGGTTGGTCAGCGTCGAGCCGTCGGCGAACTTCACCGTCGGAACCACGTGGTTGCCGTTGTTGACCGAACCGACGAACTCGGCGGCCGCCGGGTCCTGCTCGATGTCGATCTCGGTGTAGGAGATGCCTTCGGCCTTCAGCGCGGTCTTGAGCCGCTTGCAGTAGCCGCACCAGGTCGTGCTGTACATGATGAGTGCACTCATAACGCGACTCAACGTATCCGATGCCCGCAGAATGCCAACTGCCGGTGCCTACTGCGTCACATGGTCGGCTCGCCACGGTGTCATATAGTCGGCTCGCCGACGTGTCACACCAGCCTGCCATGATGGGGACCATGCCAGCCGAGGCCCCGCCGTCCACGCTCCTCGAGGACCTCGACGACGAACAGCGTGAGGCCGTCCTCGCGCCCCGCGGCCCGGTATGTGTGCTGGCCGGCGCCGGTACGGGCAAGACCCGCACCATCACCCGACGCATCGCGTATCTCGTCGCCGCCGGCCACGTTGCGCCGAGTCAGGTGCTGGCCGTGACGTTCACCCAGCGTGCCGCGGGCGAGATGCGCGGCCGGCTCCGCAGCCTGGAAAACGAGATCGAGGGAGCACAAGGCACCGGCGCCGTCCAGGCCATGACGTTCCACGCCGCGGCGCTGCGGCAACTGCGGTACTTCTGGCCGCGGGTGGTCGGCGACACCGGCTGGGAGCTGCTCGACAGCAAGTTCGCTGTGGTCGCGCAGGCGGCCAATCGGGCGGGCATCCAGGCCAGTACCGATGACGTGCGTGACCTGGCCGGTGAGATCGAATGGGCCAAGTCGTCGCTGATCAGTCCCGAGCTGTATCCGGAGCAGGTCGCCAAGATCGAGCGGGACATCCCGTTCGACGCCGCCAAGGTCGCCGCGGTGTACGCCGGGTACGAGGGTCTCAAGGCCCGTCGCGACGGATCGGCGCTGCTGGACTTCGACGATCTGCTGTTGCACACCGCCGCCGCCATCGAGAACGACGCCGCCGTCGCCGGCGAGTTCCGCGACCGTTACCGCTGTTTCGTCGTCGACGAGTATCAGGACGTCACCCCGCTGCAGCAGCGCGTGCTCAACGCCTGGGTGGGAGAGCGCGACGACCTGACCGTGGTCGGTGACGCCAACCAGACCATCTACTCGTTCACCGGCGCCACCCCGCAGTACCTCCTGGATTTCTCCAGAAGGTTCCCCGATGCGGCGCTGATCCGGCTGGAGCGCGACTATCGCAGTACGCCACAGGTGGTGTCGCTGGCCAATCAGGTGATCTCGGCGGCGTCCGGCCGGATGGCGGCCAGCCGGTTGCAGCTCATCGGTCAGCGTGATCCCGGTCCCAAGCCGGTGTTCCGGGAGCATCCCGACGAGGTCGCCGAGGCCAACGCGGTCGCCGCCGCCATCAAAAAGCTCATCCAATCCGGTACGGCCCCTTCGGAAATCGCGGTGCTGTACCGCATCAACGCGCAGTCCGAGGTGTATGAGGAAGCGCTCACCGCGGCCGGCGTGGCGTTCCAGGTGCGCGGTGGCGAGGGCTTCTTCAGCCGCCAGGAGATTCGGCAGGCGTTGTTGGCGCTGCAGCGCGCCGCCGGCCACCAGGGTGACGTCGCCGGTGTCGAGCTGCCGCAGCTGGTCCGGGATCTGCTCGAACCGCTGGGTCTGACGGCCGAGCCGCCGGCGGGTACCAAAGCCCGGGAACGCTGGGATGCGTTGTTGGCCTTGGTCGAACTGGTCGAGCAGGAAGTCGCGGTACGTCCCAACCTGGACCTGCAGGGGCTGCTCGTCGAGTTGCGCCAGCGTGCCGATTCGCGGCACCCACCGGTCGTGCAGGGGGTGACGCTCGCGTCGCTGCACGCGGCCAAGGGTCTCGAGTGGGATGCGGTGTTCCTGGTCGGCCTCGTCGACGGCACGCTGCCCATCTCGCACGCGCTGTCACACGGCGCGGACAGCGAACCCGTCGAGGAGGAGCGTCGCCTCTTCTACGTCGGAATCACCAGGGCCAGAGTGCATTTGACCATCTCGTGGGCACTGGCCCGGGCCGCCGGCGGACGGCAGAGTCGCAAGCCCTCGCGGTTCCTCAACGGGCTGACACCGCAGAGCCGCCGCGAACCCCAACAGCCGCAACGTAAACGGGGTCCGGCGCCGCGCTGCCGCGTCTGCAACGCGGCGTTGACATCGTCGACCGCGATCTTGTTGCGGCGCTGCGAATCGTGCCCGTCGAACCTCGACGAGGAGCTGCTCGGTCGGCTCAAGGAGTGGCGCCTGCGTACCGCGCAGGAGATGAAGGTGCCCGCCTACGTGGTGTTCACCGACAACACGTTGATCGCCATTGCCGAGGCGCTGCCGGCCGACAATGCCGCGCTCGTGGCCATTCCTGGGATCGGTGCGCGCAAGCTGGAGCAATACGGCCCGGATGTGCTGGCTTTGGTGAACGGCTCCCGTTAGCGCACCTAAATTGCGCCAAACATGACGCAAATTGCGCCAAAACCGCTGGTCAAAAAATCGCTTGCCTGATTTTGGTGGTAACGTCTAGCCTCGAAGCCGCAACGAAATCCCGCGAATTCGCACTCTGTGAATCCGCTGTCGACCGCTGAGGAGGTGGCCCCGATGATCAGTTTTGATGCGTCCCGAGGCGCTGTCCTCGCTGTGTCTGGATCCCGTGCGCCGTTGACCGCTGCCGCCTATGAGGCGGTATCGCGCGTCGGCGCCGGTTGGCATCACATCGTTGACGTCCCCGTCGTTCCCGCTGCCGCTGCAGCCGCCGCTATGCCGGCGGCACGTCTCGCGACGGCCGGACATGTCGCCGACATCCCGCAGCTCAAGCGCAACGCCAAGACCTTCGCGTCCGTGAAGCGGGGCACTACTTAGGTAGCGCCCACATCAGCCACCTGGCCACGGACCCGAAACCACCGGATCCGTGGCCAATGTTTTTGGGGCACAACCTCAAAACCACCACCTGGTCACCGATCCATCAGACAGATGAGACGCAAGATGACCAGGAAGAAGGTGATGAGGACATGACTAGCCAGACTTGCCGACAAAGGCTGGCGGTGCCATGTCATATCGGCGACCCCGATATGTGGTTCGCTGACAACCCCACTCAGCTGGAACAGGCCAAGGCGCTGTGCGCCGACTGCCCGATCCGGCGCCAGTGCCTCAGCGAGGCGCTGGAACGTGAAGAGCCGTGGGGTGTTTGGGGTGGGGAGATCCTCGAGCGCGGCGCCGTCATCGCACGCAAGCGTCCGCGCGGTCGTCCGCGTAAGGACGTCGTCGCGGCCTGACCCCGCGGCCAAACCTCGGGGGGCACCAACCGCGAGCGGCCGTGTTTGTACACCGACACACCGTGTTCGGTGTGCATTACGCGGCCGCTCGCAGGCGCCGAGCGGCCGCGTAATGCTCGCTGGCGCTACGGTGTGAAGCCCGGAACCAGTTCTGTGGCAATGGCTTTCACGGGGACGTGGGCGTCCAGCTGACAGCAGATCGCGACGGTCGACGCGATCACGCGCAGCGGGATGACCAGGTTCGGCGGCATGTCGAGCTGACGGGCCATCTTGATCTGGTTCACGCCGTTGTCCAGCTGGCCGGCAGCCATTTTCATGATCCAGCGTCGCGTGTAGTGGAAGACCTCGGTCTGGACCGGCTCGACGTACTGCCGCAGCATGTTGTCGACCTCGAAGATCGGGACCTCTTCGCTCGGCTGGATGAACCCGGCATCCTCCATCACCGGCAGCAGTTTTTCGTAGTTCTTGTCCCGCGCCAGGCTGATCATCTCGCCGATCGCCGTCGGCAGCCCACCGGGCAACGGCGCCACCGCACCGAAGTCGATGACGCCCATGCGGCCGTCGGGCAGCAGCATGAAGTTCCCGGGGTGGGTGTCCCCGTGCATGATCTCCAGGCGCGCCGGCGCGTCGAATGTCAGCTCCGACAGCCGGGTCCCCATCAGGTCGCGCTGCTCGACGGTGCCCTCGCGGATGATGACCGACATCGGGATGCCGTCCATCCACTCGGCGATGACGACCTTCGGGGCGCTCGCCACGATCGCCGGCACCTTGAAGTGCGGGTGCCCGGCGTAGGCCTTGGCGAAGGCACGCTGGTTGTCGGCTTCCAGCCGGTAGTCCAGTTCCATCTCGGTGCGGTCGATCAGTTCGTCGACGACACCCTGGACATCGGCGCCGGGCGCCAGCTGCTTGAAGACGCCGACCAGACGCTGGATGGTCTTCAGGTCGGCCCGCAGCGCTTCGTCGGCACCCGGGTACTGGATCTTGACCGCGACTTCACGGCCGTCGGACCAGACGGCCTTGTGGACCTGCCCGATGCTGGCTGACGCCACCGGGGTGTCGTCGAAGGACTGGAAGCGGTCGCGCCACTTGGTACCCAGCTGCGCATCGAGCACGCGGTGCACCTTGGCCGCAGGCAGGGGCGGGGCTTCGCGCTGCAACTTGGTCAGCGCCTCGCGGTACGGCTTGCCGTACTGCTCGGGAATGGCGGCCTCCATCACCGACAGGGCCTGCCCGACCTTCATCGCGCCGCCCTTGAGCTCGCCCAGTACGGTGAACAGCTGGTTGGCCGCCTTGTCCATCAGTTCGGCGGTCACCTCGTCCTTGGACTTGCCCGCCAGGCGCTTGCCGAAGCCGAGCGCCGCCCGTCCCGCCATGCCGCCGGCCAGACCGGCGAGCTTCGCGTTGCGTGCCACACTGCCCCGTTTGATATCAGCCACGTTCACATCATCCATGACGTTGCTGAGTGCACGGCAGCGACATGGCAACGTGCGTTGTCACGAAAGCCGATCGCACCAGTCGCACAGCGGATGACGGGACCATCGGCGCACCACGGTGGTTCGGGTGCCGATGTCGAATTCGAGGGTGGCGTCGAGCGTCGGCGGTGGTTCCGCGCGGCCCCCGCCGCCGCGGATCGCGTCGATCACCTGGTCCACCTGGTTGAGCGCCACCGCCGCGGTGGCGAGCACCGTCGCGCGGTCGCCGCTGCCGACGGTGCCCTCCAATTGGGCGGCCAGCACCGGCCACGACGCGTCGCGGTCACTGCGGTGGAGGTCGGCGCAATTGAGGCAACTCGTCGCGCCGGGCAGGACGAGGGGGCCGATCAACCCGGTGCCGTCCCGGATCCGCACCGGCAGGTGCGGCACGCCGGCCCGGTGCAGGTCGCGCACCAGGCGGCGGTCGGCGACCAGGAAGTCGGACAGCACCACCAGATCGGCGGCGTCGCGGGTGACGGCCACGTGGCCGAATCGGCTGGTGCGCACCCGGGTTCCGGAACAGCTCAAGGCGCCCGCCAACAGGTCCGACAGGGGACCGCTGCCGTGGATGCGTACCGAAACCGGTCGCCGGCCGGCATCCGGCACCGTCTGCAACAGCCCTGCCGAGCTCAGGGCGCCGACCAGCCCGGCCCAGCCGTCGACGTCTGTCAGTCCGGCCGCCAGCGCGAGCGACCGGCTGCTCTCGGGATCGACGCCGCTCTGCATGCCGCGCAGCAGCTCCGCCAGGGCACCGACCGACAATCCGTCCGGTGGCCGGATGCCGATGGCGCGGCGCGGGTCCCAGCCGACCTGCACGGTTCCGTCGGGCCGTTGCAGCACCGGCAGGGCCGGGTTCAGGGTCTGACGGTCCGCGATCATGGCCCAACTGTGCCAACGGCACGCCGATTCGGCGAATCAGTTATCCACAGGCAGGTTCAGCCCTCGGCTTGGTCGTCTCCGGAGTCCCGCTTCAGGTCCTTCTCCAGATCGGCGAGCGCCTGGTCGAGGTCGGTGGTGTCGCCGCCGAGCGCCCGGTCGATGAAGGCCGCCGGCTCGTCCAGATCGGCTGCGCCGGGCAGCAGGTCGGGGTGCTGCCAGACGGCGTCGCGCTTGTCGGCGCCGACGGCGTCGGTCAGCTTCTCCCACAGCGTCGCGGCCTCGCGCATCTTGCGCGGCCGCAGTTCCAGGCCGACGAGGGTCGCGAAGGTCTGCTCGGCCGGCCCGCCGGTGGCGCGACGACGGCGCAGCGTCTCGCTCAGTGCCGACGTGCCGGGCAGCCGGTCGCCGAGTGCGGCGGTGACGACGGTCTGCACCCAGCCCTCGATGAGCGCCAGCAGCGTCTCCAGCCGTTCGAGCGCCGCGGCCTGCTCGGGGGTGGCCTTGGGCTCGAACATGCCCTGGCTCAGCAGCTTCTCCATGGCGCCGGGATCGCCCATGAGCGAGGCTGGGTCCAGGCCGGAGGCCATCTCCTCGAAACCGCTCATGTCGATCTTCATGCCCTTGGCGAAGGCTTCGACGGCGTTGAGCAGCTGGCTGGCCAGCCACGGCACGTGGCTGAACAGCCGGTGGTGGGCGGCCTCACGTGCGGCGAGGAACGTCAGCACCTCGCTGCGCGGCTGTTCGAGGCCCTCGCCGAACGCCTCGACGGCCTCCGGCATCAGCGCGGCGACGCCCGACGGTCCCAGCGGCAGGCCGATGTCGGTGGAGGTCAGCACCTCTTTGGACAGCGTCCCGAGGGCCTGACCCAGTTGCGAGCCGAACGCCATGCCGCCCATCTGCGACATCATCGCCATCAGTGGGCCGGCCATGGCCTTGGCCTCCTCGGGCAGCGCCGATACCCACACGGTCGACAACTGCTCGGCGACCGGGTCGCACAGTCGCTTCCAGGTGTTCAGCGTGTTGTCGAGCCAGTCGCTGGGCGTCCACGCGACAGCGCGGGTGGTGCCGGCCGGCAGGGGAGTGACGCCATCGAGCCAGGTCTCGGCGAGTCGCACGGCGTCGGAGATGGCTGTCGCGGTCTGCTCGGGGACCGGCTTGACGAAGCCGATCGAGTTGGACGCCAGCTTGCGGGCCAGGTCGTAGTTGACCGGGCCGGCCTGCGGGTTGTTCATCGACGCGCCCGCGCCGCTGAACATCGCGCCGAGCTGCGTGAAAATCTGGCCCAGGTCGGGCATGCCGGCGCCGCCGGGGCCGCCGAACGCGTTGCCGAACCCGAACGGGTCCGACGAGCCACCGGAAGAGCCTGGTCCAGGCTCTTTCTTGGATTTGTCGCGGTCGGGGTCTTCGCCGCTGGAGAAGCCGAAAGGCAGGTCAGCCATACCGTCAACGGTACTGCCAGCCCGGGCCGCGGGTGGCTTCGCGGGTCATGCTGTCAGCGAACCGAGGCGCGAGCTTTACTGTTGGCGGCGTGAACAGGCGG from Mycolicibacterium phocaicum includes the following:
- a CDS encoding ATP-dependent helicase; this translates as MPVTYSPADLAEALGLFTPTDEQAAVIAAPPGPLVVIAGAGAGKTETMAARVVWLVANGYATPSQVLGLTFTRKAAGQLLRRVRTRLARLAGSGLLPGVSLADEHATVSTYHAFAGTLLREYGLLLPIEPATRLVTETEMWQLAFRVVSDFPGRLDTDKSPAAITQMVLRLAGQLSEHLVDTDAVRDTHHELERLIHTLPAGPGQRGGPTQWLLNLLATQTERAELVPLIDAVHQRMRDAQVMDFGTQMSAAARLAEQFPQVGAQLRERYRVVLLDEYQDTGHAQRVALSSLFGGGVDDALALTAVGDPIQSIYGWRGASATNLPRFTTDFRLSDGSPAPTLELRTSWRNPPRALRLANEVSAEARRRSVSVRELLPRPGAEPGTIQCALLDDVVAERDWVADHLARRYHGAVAAGEPVPTAAVLVRRNADAAPIAEALTARGVPVEVVGLAGLLAIPEVADVVAMLRLVAEPTAGVAAMRVLTSPRWRFGAADLAALWRRAAELDVPDAARTSGSPAEQAVAQVAPDADHACLADAISDPGPADRYSPEGHRRLLALAAELSQLRAHLHQPLPDLVAEVRRVLGIDAETRAASGVSEGWRGTEHLDAFADVVAGYAARPAGDAETSAPIAGLLAYLTAAAEVENGLAPAQVTVASDRVQILTVHAAKGLEWQIVAVPHLVARVFPSTASQRTWLTDAGDLPPLLRGDRAELSEHGVPVLDTSDVYDRKMLADKIAAHKDLLAQRRTDEERRLLYVALTRAEDTLLLSGYHWGTTAAKPAGPSDFLIEMRDIIDRAAQEGDPCGEIEQWAPAPAENAVNPLRDNVVECSWPVDPAGSRRGDVDRGAALVAAALTAEAEEHDDRHGWAADVDALLAERERAQERGPLELPPQLSVSTLVDLGSDRSGALQRLQRRLPARPDPQALLGTAFHDWVQRYFSAERLFDLDDLPGAVDAELGQAVAEELADLQAAFALSEWAVRTPTDIEVPFDMVIGDRVIRGRIDAVFADADGGYTVLDWKTGDPPSTQETLRNKAIQLAVYRLAWSSIQGVPVDSVRAVFHYVRAGQTVAPTDLPGADELAGLVRLG
- a CDS encoding DoxX family protein, producing MTAANSTDNTTASQAPAYRMGALLVGMGALHFAAPKPFDGIVPEELPGTARFYTYASGVAEVATGAALLLPRTRKLGALAAVALFLSVFPANVNMVRLWWPKGWPARIVALARLPLQVPMVTQALKVYRNSPQTN
- a CDS encoding potassium channel family protein, which encodes MARVRLSRRMAAMEQNLTSRQNADLVDVLQIPEAFVSPIRRIVRRVIYALLVLAAAVLVVYLDRDGYRDAQENEMSLLDCIYYATVSLSTTGYGDITPLTPSARLVNVLVITPMRIAFLIVLIGTTVETLTTQSRQALKIQRWRSTVRNHTIVVGYGTKGRTAVQAMVGDEVAPGDIVVVDENPAALDRARAAGLVTVVGDATKSEVLRLAGAQHAKSIVVATDKDATAVLVTLTAREVAPKAKIVASAREAENQHLLRQSGADSTVVSSETAGRLLGIATQTPSVVEMVEDLLTPDAGFAISEREVEVKELGGSPRHLADIVLGVVRDGQLLRVDAPEVDALAAGDRLLYIRNAEVER
- the nudC gene encoding NAD(+) diphosphatase, coding for MSDFTLRNVPLLSRVGADRADTLRTDVDAAIAGWKDALLLRVDRRNQVLISGGQVVLGRAAELGDKPDEHAVFLGRMPDGRHVWGVRAALEDPVDPSDSPVEVLDLRRAGTIFDDISAQLVSTATALLNWHDSARFSAIDGAPTKPVKGGWARVNSIGGHEEFPRIDPAIICLVHDGHDRAVLARQTNWPERLFSLLAGFVEAGESFESCVVREIAEEIGLTVTDVKYLGSQPWPFPRSLMVGFHAIGDPEQPFSFNDGEIAEADWFTRAEVREALEHGDWNSTADTRLLLPGSISIAREIIESWAAQ
- the mrx1 gene encoding mycoredoxin Mrx1, translating into MSALIMYSTTWCGYCKRLKTALKAEGISYTEIDIEQDPAAAEFVGSVNNGNHVVPTVKFADGSTLTNPSIKDVKAKLA
- a CDS encoding ATP-dependent DNA helicase UvrD2 — translated: MGTMPAEAPPSTLLEDLDDEQREAVLAPRGPVCVLAGAGTGKTRTITRRIAYLVAAGHVAPSQVLAVTFTQRAAGEMRGRLRSLENEIEGAQGTGAVQAMTFHAAALRQLRYFWPRVVGDTGWELLDSKFAVVAQAANRAGIQASTDDVRDLAGEIEWAKSSLISPELYPEQVAKIERDIPFDAAKVAAVYAGYEGLKARRDGSALLDFDDLLLHTAAAIENDAAVAGEFRDRYRCFVVDEYQDVTPLQQRVLNAWVGERDDLTVVGDANQTIYSFTGATPQYLLDFSRRFPDAALIRLERDYRSTPQVVSLANQVISAASGRMAASRLQLIGQRDPGPKPVFREHPDEVAEANAVAAAIKKLIQSGTAPSEIAVLYRINAQSEVYEEALTAAGVAFQVRGGEGFFSRQEIRQALLALQRAAGHQGDVAGVELPQLVRDLLEPLGLTAEPPAGTKARERWDALLALVELVEQEVAVRPNLDLQGLLVELRQRADSRHPPVVQGVTLASLHAAKGLEWDAVFLVGLVDGTLPISHALSHGADSEPVEEERRLFYVGITRARVHLTISWALARAAGGRQSRKPSRFLNGLTPQSRREPQQPQRKRGPAPRCRVCNAALTSSTAILLRRCESCPSNLDEELLGRLKEWRLRTAQEMKVPAYVVFTDNTLIAIAEALPADNAALVAIPGIGARKLEQYGPDVLALVNGSR
- a CDS encoding WhiB family transcriptional regulator — encoded protein: MTSQTCRQRLAVPCHIGDPDMWFADNPTQLEQAKALCADCPIRRQCLSEALEREEPWGVWGGEILERGAVIARKRPRGRPRKDVVAA
- a CDS encoding macrolide-binding ATPase MABP-1, which codes for MDDVNVADIKRGSVARNAKLAGLAGGMAGRAALGFGKRLAGKSKDEVTAELMDKAANQLFTVLGELKGGAMKVGQALSVMEAAIPEQYGKPYREALTKLQREAPPLPAAKVHRVLDAQLGTKWRDRFQSFDDTPVASASIGQVHKAVWSDGREVAVKIQYPGADEALRADLKTIQRLVGVFKQLAPGADVQGVVDELIDRTEMELDYRLEADNQRAFAKAYAGHPHFKVPAIVASAPKVVIAEWMDGIPMSVIIREGTVEQRDLMGTRLSELTFDAPARLEIMHGDTHPGNFMLLPDGRMGVIDFGAVAPLPGGLPTAIGEMISLARDKNYEKLLPVMEDAGFIQPSEEVPIFEVDNMLRQYVEPVQTEVFHYTRRWIMKMAAGQLDNGVNQIKMARQLDMPPNLVIPLRVIASTVAICCQLDAHVPVKAIATELVPGFTP
- a CDS encoding TOMM precursor leader peptide-binding protein, with amino-acid sequence MIADRQTLNPALPVLQRPDGTVQVGWDPRRAIGIRPPDGLSVGALAELLRGMQSGVDPESSRSLALAAGLTDVDGWAGLVGALSSAGLLQTVPDAGRRPVSVRIHGSGPLSDLLAGALSCSGTRVRTSRFGHVAVTRDAADLVVLSDFLVADRRLVRDLHRAGVPHLPVRIRDGTGLIGPLVLPGATSCLNCADLHRSDRDASWPVLAAQLEGTVGSGDRATVLATAAVALNQVDQVIDAIRGGGGRAEPPPTLDATLEFDIGTRTTVVRRWSRHPLCDWCDRLS